The Toxorhynchites rutilus septentrionalis strain SRP chromosome 3, ASM2978413v1, whole genome shotgun sequence genome includes a region encoding these proteins:
- the LOC129778332 gene encoding tektin-4 isoform X2, which yields MANLNCPPCTPCAAVCIEHQPTQTLKVKNEKPRKARTYLYEIQEISNRSRTNRWGHETSYDNPFHVHRDPMPPCPDTMELRTNPVGLPASDPPCYLPQRSGNADVHPLAKPMGPIGPWATGRVDWGALSGQTGTRPVVDRYSITRYSVDEWRQRNADTIGACASTASKSEKIEHDSKNTIIRTYAISDKIQADCTESLHNRAKTIDNMKNELERAIKLMQDEICMLEEQRRRLKQSLAVLRMPEAIASECLERRTGRPDTELIRDCPEEELIREVALIAQIRAVLLKTLSDIEAQQVQNRAARQRMEFDWSDKKVAHENDAINCNLTNKSTITLFRPGATRCPNEQSTEIYWEKFSRETLAMCTACRNQSEQLRGTLNEILMNTARDLRSQADNVERALADRIACMEEVRRKLEIDLRMTLQHLADTEIQIEKLKVAIRNMDHSMKVVQTRLDNRNQRPRVENCRDQSQILLISEVKSVEEGLSAMNAQLRQEEDVKNELIARRSELEKEIMMKRRTIAIDRDRCQLLRTHFPSATALSGY from the exons ATGGCTAACTTAAATTGCCCTCCTTGTACTCCTTGTGCTGCTGTATGCATCGAACATCAACCAACTCAAACG CTAAAAGTAAAGAATGAGAAGCCTAGGAAAGCTCGAACATACCTATATGAAATTCAAGAAATCAGTAACAGATCAAGAACAAATAGATGGGGCCAC GAAACCTCCTATGATAACCCGTTCCATGTGCACAGGGATCCAATGCCACCATGTCCGGACACGATGGAACTGAGGACTAATCCTGTAGGACTTCCTGCTAGTGACCCTCCTTGTTATCTGCCACAGCGAAGTGGCAACGCGGATGTTCATCCCTTGGCTAAGCCCATGGGCCCGATCGGTCCATGGGCAACGGGACGCGTCGATTGGGGTGCGTTGTCCGGTCAAACGGGCACACGTCCTGTCGTGGATCGATATTCAATAACGCGATATAGCGTTGACGAGTGGCGTCAACGAAATGCCGATACAATAGGTGCTTGCGCAAGTACAGCAAGCAAGAGTGAAAAAATTGAGCATGACAGCAAGAATACGATCATCCGGACGTATGCCATTTCGGATAAAATCCAAGCCGATTGTACGGAAAGCTTACACAATCGAGCGAAAACAATCGAtaatatgaaaaatgaactgGAAAGAGCAATAAAGTTGATGCAGGATGAAATTTGTATGCTCGAAGAGCAACGAAGGAGGCTCAAACAATCGTTGGCTGTGTTACGAATGCCGGAAGCAATCG CATCTGAATGTTTGGAACGAAGAACCGGTCGTCCTGATACTGAGCTTATTCGCGATTGTCCCGAAGAGGAATTAATTCGTGAGGTAGCGCTGATTGCCCAAATTCGAGCTGTGCTGCTCAAAACCCTGTCAGACATTGAAGCTCAGCAAGTGCAGAATCGTGCAGCCCGACAACGCATGGAGTTCGATTGGAGTGACAAAAAAGTGGCTCATGAAAACGATGCTATAAACTGTAATCTAACAAATAAATCTACAATTACACTGTTTCGTCCAGGTGCAACAAGATGCCCGAATGA ACAATCGACGGAAATCTACTGGGAAAAGTTCAGCCGAGAAACTCTGGCAATGTGTACAGCATGCAGGAACCAGTCGGAACAACTTCGTGGAACTCTGAATGAAATTCTGATGAACACGGCTCGTGACCTTCGTTCACAAGCGGACAACGTTGAGCGAGCATTGGCCGATAGAATTGCTTGTATGGAAGAAGTTCGTCGAAAATTAGAAATAGATTTACGAATG ACTCTGCAACACCTAGCTGATACTGAAATCCAAATTGAAAAGCTCAAAGTTGCTATACGCAACATGGATCACTCGATGAAAGTTGTCCAAACTCGTTTGGATAATCGTAATCAGCGCCCACGGGTGGAAAATTGTCGAGACCAATCTCAAATACTATTAATATCTGAAGTAAAGTCAGTCGAGGAAGGGTTGTCGGCTATGAACGCACAACTTCGACAGGAAGAGGATGTAAAAAATGAACTTATCGCACGGCGAAGTGAGTTGGAAAAAGAGATCATGATGAAACGTCGGACGATAGCTATCGATCGAGATCGCTGTCAGCTTTTGCGAACACATTTTCCTTCCGCTACTGCATTAAGTGG
- the LOC129778333 gene encoding uncharacterized protein LOC129778333, protein MSPPSSKSNSDQLDQIMSIDVLEIEQCLFSVPEEFFLREPSDHEDECVSTATSESLTIPSVPSFTKWEMLFDQNLASEIIEKLCFNEMLLISTHKNEIVGGLVFHIELVADEVIAVFCDSQFSIGDGKTAQCELLALTDKQFNLFQERKRETVTDDEIIQEKLLQLYVSEDSQISAYRQETDAEKTECFQGVLAAEDDGLLVPDGLNILLMRYVALINFIGDIHTKTIDIKGRIGHSIYQITDFIPTEVNGEIHVTKQIIRTIYYLDMDEPEVSVSYYLPTGHLLQHTWNNSNYSIVLNPRASFSTIPVSMTDLCNRLQNYLEELARLLEGSTESSTISCSSSDVIRAILSSILNSATMNAVSNRNSLECGSSSENVRDVLVELINQLSLS, encoded by the exons ATGTCCCCGCCAAGCTCCAAAAGCAACTCCGATCAGTTAGACCAGATAATGAGTATCGACGTTCTTGAGATCGAAcagtgtttgttttctgtcccGGAAGAATTTTTTCTACGTGAACCATCCGACCATGAAGATGAATGCGTATCGACAGCCACCAGTGAGTCTCTCACCATTCCAAGTGTACCCTCGTTCACAAAGTGGGAGATGCTTTTCGATCAAAACTTAGCGTCCGAAATTATCGAGAAACTTTGTTTCAACGAAATGCTCTTGATATCTACACACAAAAATGAAATTGTCGGTGGATTGGTGTTCCATATTGAGCTCGTAGCTGATGAAGTGATCGCCGTTTTCTGCGATTCGCAATTTTCCATAGGCGATGGAAAAACCGCCCAATGCGAACTCCTTGCGTTAACCGATAAACAGTTCAACCTATTCCAAGAACGAAAGCGCGAAACTGTAACGGATGATGAGATTATACAA GAGAAATTGCTGCAACTTTATGTAAGTGAAGATTCTCAAATCTCAGCATATCGCCAAGAAACGGATGCAGAAAAAACAGAATGTTTCCAAGGTGTGCTTGCAGCAGAAGATGATGGCCTCTTGGTTCCGGATGGACTCAACATTCTGCTCATGCGTTACGTTGCGCTAATCAATTTCATCGGAGACATTCACACGAAGACTATCGATATTAAGGGACGCATCGGACATTCCATCTATCAAATTACGGATTTCATTCCAACAGAAGTCAACGGAGAAATACATGTAACAAAACAAATTATTCGAACAATCTACTATCTGGACATGGACGAACCGGAAGTAAGTGTAAGCTACTATCTACCAACTGGGCACTTGCTGCAGCACACTTGGAACAATTCCAACTACTCGATTGTGTTAAATCCACGAGCAAGCTTTTCTACAATACCAGTTAGCATGACGGATCTTTGCAACAGACTGCAAAATTATCTCGAAGAACTTGCAAGGCTTTTGGAAGGCTCGACCGAAAGTTCTACCATTTCCTGCAGTTCTAGTGACGTAATTCGCGCCATACTCTCCAGCATACTGAACTCTGCAACGATGAATGCGGTGAGCAACAGAAACTCCTTGGAGTGTGGTAGCTCTTCGGAGAATGTAAGAGATGTTCTTGTTGAACTAATAAATCAGTTGTCGCTCTCGTGA
- the LOC129778332 gene encoding tektin-4 isoform X3 translates to MANLNCPPCTPCAAVCIEHQPTQTETSYDNPFHVHRDPMPPCPDTMELRTNPVGLPASDPPCYLPQRSGNADVHPLAKPMGPIGPWATGRVDWGALSGQTGTRPVVDRYSITRYSVDEWRQRNADTIGACASTASKSEKIEHDSKNTIIRTYAISDKIQADCTESLHNRAKTIDNMKNELERAIKLMQDEICMLEEQRRRLKQSLAVLRMPEAIASECLERRTGRPDTELIRDCPEEELIREVALIAQIRAVLLKTLSDIEAQQVQNRAARQRMEFDWSDKKVAHENDAINCNLTNKSTITLFRPGATRCPNEQSTEIYWEKFSRETLAMCTACRNQSEQLRGTLNEILMNTARDLRSQADNVERALADRIACMEEVRRKLEIDLRMTLQHLADTEIQIEKLKVAIRNMDHSMKVVQTRLDNRNQRPRVENCRDQSQILLISEVKSVEEGLSAMNAQLRQEEDVKNELIARRSELEKEIMMKRRTIAIDRDRCQLLRTHFPSATALSGY, encoded by the exons ATGGCTAACTTAAATTGCCCTCCTTGTACTCCTTGTGCTGCTGTATGCATCGAACATCAACCAACTCAAACG GAAACCTCCTATGATAACCCGTTCCATGTGCACAGGGATCCAATGCCACCATGTCCGGACACGATGGAACTGAGGACTAATCCTGTAGGACTTCCTGCTAGTGACCCTCCTTGTTATCTGCCACAGCGAAGTGGCAACGCGGATGTTCATCCCTTGGCTAAGCCCATGGGCCCGATCGGTCCATGGGCAACGGGACGCGTCGATTGGGGTGCGTTGTCCGGTCAAACGGGCACACGTCCTGTCGTGGATCGATATTCAATAACGCGATATAGCGTTGACGAGTGGCGTCAACGAAATGCCGATACAATAGGTGCTTGCGCAAGTACAGCAAGCAAGAGTGAAAAAATTGAGCATGACAGCAAGAATACGATCATCCGGACGTATGCCATTTCGGATAAAATCCAAGCCGATTGTACGGAAAGCTTACACAATCGAGCGAAAACAATCGAtaatatgaaaaatgaactgGAAAGAGCAATAAAGTTGATGCAGGATGAAATTTGTATGCTCGAAGAGCAACGAAGGAGGCTCAAACAATCGTTGGCTGTGTTACGAATGCCGGAAGCAATCG CATCTGAATGTTTGGAACGAAGAACCGGTCGTCCTGATACTGAGCTTATTCGCGATTGTCCCGAAGAGGAATTAATTCGTGAGGTAGCGCTGATTGCCCAAATTCGAGCTGTGCTGCTCAAAACCCTGTCAGACATTGAAGCTCAGCAAGTGCAGAATCGTGCAGCCCGACAACGCATGGAGTTCGATTGGAGTGACAAAAAAGTGGCTCATGAAAACGATGCTATAAACTGTAATCTAACAAATAAATCTACAATTACACTGTTTCGTCCAGGTGCAACAAGATGCCCGAATGA ACAATCGACGGAAATCTACTGGGAAAAGTTCAGCCGAGAAACTCTGGCAATGTGTACAGCATGCAGGAACCAGTCGGAACAACTTCGTGGAACTCTGAATGAAATTCTGATGAACACGGCTCGTGACCTTCGTTCACAAGCGGACAACGTTGAGCGAGCATTGGCCGATAGAATTGCTTGTATGGAAGAAGTTCGTCGAAAATTAGAAATAGATTTACGAATG ACTCTGCAACACCTAGCTGATACTGAAATCCAAATTGAAAAGCTCAAAGTTGCTATACGCAACATGGATCACTCGATGAAAGTTGTCCAAACTCGTTTGGATAATCGTAATCAGCGCCCACGGGTGGAAAATTGTCGAGACCAATCTCAAATACTATTAATATCTGAAGTAAAGTCAGTCGAGGAAGGGTTGTCGGCTATGAACGCACAACTTCGACAGGAAGAGGATGTAAAAAATGAACTTATCGCACGGCGAAGTGAGTTGGAAAAAGAGATCATGATGAAACGTCGGACGATAGCTATCGATCGAGATCGCTGTCAGCTTTTGCGAACACATTTTCCTTCCGCTACTGCATTAAGTGG
- the LOC129778332 gene encoding tektin-4 isoform X1: protein MANLNCPPCTPCAAVCIEHQPTQTTSFFITQLKVKNEKPRKARTYLYEIQEISNRSRTNRWGHETSYDNPFHVHRDPMPPCPDTMELRTNPVGLPASDPPCYLPQRSGNADVHPLAKPMGPIGPWATGRVDWGALSGQTGTRPVVDRYSITRYSVDEWRQRNADTIGACASTASKSEKIEHDSKNTIIRTYAISDKIQADCTESLHNRAKTIDNMKNELERAIKLMQDEICMLEEQRRRLKQSLAVLRMPEAIASECLERRTGRPDTELIRDCPEEELIREVALIAQIRAVLLKTLSDIEAQQVQNRAARQRMEFDWSDKKVAHENDAINCNLTNKSTITLFRPGATRCPNEQSTEIYWEKFSRETLAMCTACRNQSEQLRGTLNEILMNTARDLRSQADNVERALADRIACMEEVRRKLEIDLRMTLQHLADTEIQIEKLKVAIRNMDHSMKVVQTRLDNRNQRPRVENCRDQSQILLISEVKSVEEGLSAMNAQLRQEEDVKNELIARRSELEKEIMMKRRTIAIDRDRCQLLRTHFPSATALSGY from the exons ATGGCTAACTTAAATTGCCCTCCTTGTACTCCTTGTGCTGCTGTATGCATCGAACATCAACCAACTCAAACG ACTTCATTTTTTATTACACAGCTAAAAGTAAAGAATGAGAAGCCTAGGAAAGCTCGAACATACCTATATGAAATTCAAGAAATCAGTAACAGATCAAGAACAAATAGATGGGGCCAC GAAACCTCCTATGATAACCCGTTCCATGTGCACAGGGATCCAATGCCACCATGTCCGGACACGATGGAACTGAGGACTAATCCTGTAGGACTTCCTGCTAGTGACCCTCCTTGTTATCTGCCACAGCGAAGTGGCAACGCGGATGTTCATCCCTTGGCTAAGCCCATGGGCCCGATCGGTCCATGGGCAACGGGACGCGTCGATTGGGGTGCGTTGTCCGGTCAAACGGGCACACGTCCTGTCGTGGATCGATATTCAATAACGCGATATAGCGTTGACGAGTGGCGTCAACGAAATGCCGATACAATAGGTGCTTGCGCAAGTACAGCAAGCAAGAGTGAAAAAATTGAGCATGACAGCAAGAATACGATCATCCGGACGTATGCCATTTCGGATAAAATCCAAGCCGATTGTACGGAAAGCTTACACAATCGAGCGAAAACAATCGAtaatatgaaaaatgaactgGAAAGAGCAATAAAGTTGATGCAGGATGAAATTTGTATGCTCGAAGAGCAACGAAGGAGGCTCAAACAATCGTTGGCTGTGTTACGAATGCCGGAAGCAATCG CATCTGAATGTTTGGAACGAAGAACCGGTCGTCCTGATACTGAGCTTATTCGCGATTGTCCCGAAGAGGAATTAATTCGTGAGGTAGCGCTGATTGCCCAAATTCGAGCTGTGCTGCTCAAAACCCTGTCAGACATTGAAGCTCAGCAAGTGCAGAATCGTGCAGCCCGACAACGCATGGAGTTCGATTGGAGTGACAAAAAAGTGGCTCATGAAAACGATGCTATAAACTGTAATCTAACAAATAAATCTACAATTACACTGTTTCGTCCAGGTGCAACAAGATGCCCGAATGA ACAATCGACGGAAATCTACTGGGAAAAGTTCAGCCGAGAAACTCTGGCAATGTGTACAGCATGCAGGAACCAGTCGGAACAACTTCGTGGAACTCTGAATGAAATTCTGATGAACACGGCTCGTGACCTTCGTTCACAAGCGGACAACGTTGAGCGAGCATTGGCCGATAGAATTGCTTGTATGGAAGAAGTTCGTCGAAAATTAGAAATAGATTTACGAATG ACTCTGCAACACCTAGCTGATACTGAAATCCAAATTGAAAAGCTCAAAGTTGCTATACGCAACATGGATCACTCGATGAAAGTTGTCCAAACTCGTTTGGATAATCGTAATCAGCGCCCACGGGTGGAAAATTGTCGAGACCAATCTCAAATACTATTAATATCTGAAGTAAAGTCAGTCGAGGAAGGGTTGTCGGCTATGAACGCACAACTTCGACAGGAAGAGGATGTAAAAAATGAACTTATCGCACGGCGAAGTGAGTTGGAAAAAGAGATCATGATGAAACGTCGGACGATAGCTATCGATCGAGATCGCTGTCAGCTTTTGCGAACACATTTTCCTTCCGCTACTGCATTAAGTGG